In the Euphorbia lathyris chromosome 5, ddEupLath1.1, whole genome shotgun sequence genome, one interval contains:
- the LOC136231176 gene encoding uncharacterized protein yields MGACATKPKVAKDGDIAPVLPPDPEKEAVAVAAEVSAAVKAENILPVSNEEITEKEKTVDKVTEIVDDADQIEIDTKRPSLSNLFKENEQANELTESEVTTNPGKQESGDIEKPQNPIIVERSVTLNPREEVQQSDAVEVAEVEQLKTEIAIEAEKQEEKKPVENTGKQEEKPVQEKKPVQEEKPVENAEKEGNVVTGEKFADAGATLLTKKSLEPEEIKQVTETSLEPTEKQEENAENKENIATDAQTTILSQKSLEPEEIKQVTVVTEKSLEPSVSEKSVEITELEISEPTPTSAPVIEKVIETTPPIEIKSIQPQKGENAEEAK; encoded by the exons ATGGGAGCTTGCGCGACCAAGCCCAAGGTGGCTAAGGATGGCGATATAGCtccagttcttcctcctgacCCTGAGAAGGAGGCCGTTGCCGTGGCGGCCGAGGTGTCGGCGGCTGTTAAGGCGGAAAATATTCTTCCTGTTTCAAATgaagaaattacagaaaaggAAAAGACTGTAGATAAGGTCACGGAGATTGTTGATGATGCTGACCAAATTGAAATTGATACCAAACGTCCATCTCTCAGTAATTTGTTTAAGGAG AATGAACAAGCAAATGAGTTGACAGAATCAGAGGTAACAACAAACCCAGGGAAACAAGAATCAGgggatattgaaaagccacaaaATCCAATAATCGTAGAACGATCAGTGACTCTAAATCCTAGAGAGGAAGTGCAGCAATCAGACGCGGTGGAGGTAGCCGAAGTGGAACAATTAAAGACTGAAATAGCTATTGAGGCAgagaaacaagaggaaaaaaaacCTGTGGAAAATACAGGAAAGCAAGAAGAGAAACCTGTGCAAGAAAAGAAACCTGTGCAAGAAGAGAAACCTGTGGAGAATGCAGAAAAGGAAGGAAACGTTGTGACAGGTGAGAAATTTGCAGATGCAGGAGCAACCTTATTGACCAAAAAATCATTGGAGCCTGAAGAGATCAAACAAGTAACAGAAACATCTTTGGAGCCTACAGAAAAACAAGAGGAGAATgctgaaaataaagaaaacataGCGACAGATGCACAAACAACCATATTGAGCCAGAAATCATTGGAGCCTGAAGAGATCAAACAAGTAACAGTAGTTACAGAAAAATCTTTGGAGCCTTCAGTGAGTGAAAAATCTGTGGAAATAACAGAGTTAGAAATATCTGAACCAACCCCAACTTCAGCTCCTGTTATTGAAAAGGTAATTGAAACCACACCACCAATTGAGATAAAAAGCATCCAGCCACAAAAGGGGGAAAATGCTGAAGAAGCCAAGTAA